In Candidatus Desulforudis audaxviator MP104C, a genomic segment contains:
- the hslV gene encoding ATP-dependent protease subunit HslV — MTFKGTTIVAVKRDGAVALAGDGQVGLGNGIIVKRDAVKLRRLYKDRVVAGFAGSVADAFALFERFEGKLEESQGNLRRAAVQLAKDWRTDKYLRRLEALLVVADREAVLLISGGGEVIEPDDGIIAVGSGGAFALAAARALARHTALPAVDIAREALQIASQICVHTNDRITVEQV, encoded by the coding sequence ATGACGTTTAAAGGCACCACTATTGTCGCCGTGAAACGGGACGGTGCAGTGGCCCTGGCCGGTGACGGTCAGGTCGGGCTTGGCAACGGGATCATTGTCAAGCGTGACGCCGTCAAACTGCGGCGCCTGTACAAGGACCGGGTGGTGGCCGGTTTCGCCGGGAGCGTGGCCGACGCGTTCGCCCTGTTCGAGCGCTTCGAGGGCAAGCTGGAAGAGTCCCAGGGTAACCTGCGCCGGGCGGCGGTGCAGTTGGCGAAAGACTGGCGCACCGATAAGTACTTGCGGCGCCTGGAGGCCTTGCTCGTTGTGGCGGACCGGGAGGCCGTGCTGCTGATTTCCGGCGGCGGCGAGGTGATTGAGCCGGACGACGGGATCATCGCCGTCGGCTCCGGGGGTGCTTTCGCACTGGCCGCAGCCCGGGCCCTGGCCCGGCACACCGCGCTTCCGGCGGTCGACATCGCCCGCGAGGCTCTGCAGATCGCGTCCCAGATTTGCGTGCACACCAATGACCGGATCACGGTGGAACAAGTATAA
- the hslU gene encoding ATP-dependent protease ATPase subunit HslU, translating to MTGSRWNKYNCGRENELVELTPRQIVAELDKYIVGQEEAKRAVAVALRNRYRRARLPEDLREEVMPKNILMIGPTGVGKTEIARRLARLVNAPFVKVEATKFTEVGYVGRDVDSMVRDLVETSIRMVRSERLNEVEARAARLAEERIIELLAPFPQQETGGRNPLEMLLGTVRPDPEIDDRHKQRLRRVEFERETLRTKLERGELENEYLEIEVEDRPTSTLELFSGQGVEEMGINLNDVLGHIFPKKKKRRKVTVAEARKILTQQEAQKLVDNEEVVTEGIRRAEESGIIFLDEIDKIAGREAGAGPDVSRGGVQRDILPIIEGSTVVTKYGPVRTDHMLFIAAGAFHMSRPSDLIPELQGRFPIRVELKNLTEEDFLQILTEPQNALIKQYTALLATEGIKLEFSKYSLVEIAKIAYTVNDQTENIGARRLHTVLERLLEEISFAAPDIEDKHVVIDEQYVREKLSEIVRREDLSRYIL from the coding sequence ATGACCGGATCACGGTGGAACAAGTATAATTGCGGAAGGGAGAATGAGCTTGTGGAACTGACGCCTCGGCAGATAGTGGCCGAACTGGACAAATACATCGTCGGCCAGGAAGAAGCGAAAAGAGCGGTGGCGGTAGCTTTGCGGAACCGTTACCGGCGGGCGCGCCTTCCGGAAGATCTGCGTGAAGAGGTGATGCCCAAAAACATACTGATGATCGGACCGACCGGGGTGGGCAAGACGGAGATCGCCCGGCGGTTGGCCCGCCTGGTGAACGCTCCGTTTGTGAAGGTTGAGGCGACGAAGTTCACCGAGGTGGGCTATGTAGGCCGGGATGTGGACAGTATGGTGCGCGACTTGGTGGAAACCTCCATCCGGATGGTCCGTTCCGAGCGTCTGAACGAGGTGGAAGCACGGGCGGCGCGCCTTGCGGAGGAACGGATTATCGAACTTCTGGCGCCCTTCCCGCAACAAGAAACCGGCGGGCGCAATCCCCTGGAGATGCTGTTGGGGACGGTCCGCCCGGACCCGGAGATTGATGACCGTCACAAGCAGAGGCTCCGCCGGGTTGAGTTCGAGCGGGAAACCCTGCGGACGAAACTCGAGCGCGGGGAACTGGAGAACGAGTACCTGGAGATCGAGGTCGAGGACCGTCCAACTTCCACCCTGGAGCTTTTCTCCGGTCAGGGCGTGGAGGAGATGGGCATCAACCTGAACGACGTGTTGGGCCACATCTTTCCGAAGAAAAAGAAACGGCGGAAGGTAACCGTGGCCGAAGCCCGGAAAATCCTGACCCAGCAGGAGGCCCAGAAGCTGGTCGACAACGAGGAGGTGGTGACCGAGGGCATCCGGCGCGCCGAGGAGTCCGGAATCATCTTCCTTGACGAAATCGACAAGATCGCCGGGCGAGAAGCCGGCGCCGGGCCCGACGTTTCCCGGGGAGGCGTGCAGCGTGATATTCTCCCGATCATTGAGGGTTCCACCGTGGTCACCAAGTACGGTCCGGTACGGACCGACCACATGCTGTTCATCGCTGCCGGGGCTTTCCACATGTCCCGGCCCTCGGACCTGATTCCGGAACTGCAGGGCCGTTTCCCGATCCGGGTGGAACTCAAGAACCTGACCGAAGAAGACTTCCTGCAGATTCTGACGGAGCCCCAGAATGCCCTGATCAAACAGTACACCGCGCTGCTGGCTACCGAGGGCATTAAGCTCGAATTTTCTAAATATTCTCTTGTCGAGATTGCCAAAATCGCTTATACTGTTAATGATCAGACGGAGAATATCGGTGCCCGCAGGCTGCACACCGTGCTTGAGAGACTCCTGGAGGAAATATCGTTTGCTGCCCCTGACATCGAGGACAAGCACGTGGTCATCGACGAGCAGTATGTCCGGGAAAAGCTCAGCGAGATTGTACGCCGTGAAGACTTGAGTCGTTATATTCTATAG
- the tsf gene encoding translation elongation factor Ts, protein MEVSAKLVKELRERTGSGMMDCKKALVETGGDLEKAVDYLREKGLAAAAKRAGRTASEGLIESYIHGAGRIGVLVEVNCETDFVAKTDEFRAFARDVAMQIAAARPEFVGREDVPAETLDRERRVLRAQALNEGKPEKIVDKMVEGRLEKFFRENCLLEQPFIKNPDVAVQDVLKETIARLGENIVIKRFARFQLGEGGDE, encoded by the coding sequence ATGGAAGTGTCGGCAAAGCTGGTAAAAGAACTCCGCGAGCGTACCGGCTCGGGAATGATGGACTGCAAGAAGGCCCTGGTGGAAACCGGCGGTGACCTGGAGAAGGCGGTTGACTACCTGCGGGAGAAGGGTCTGGCGGCGGCCGCCAAGAGAGCCGGCCGGACGGCGTCCGAGGGCCTGATCGAGAGTTACATCCATGGGGCGGGCCGGATTGGAGTGCTGGTGGAGGTCAATTGCGAAACGGACTTCGTGGCAAAGACCGATGAGTTCCGGGCTTTTGCCCGGGACGTGGCCATGCAGATCGCGGCCGCCCGTCCGGAATTTGTCGGGCGTGAGGACGTCCCGGCGGAGACGCTGGACAGAGAGCGGCGCGTTTTGCGGGCGCAGGCGCTGAACGAAGGCAAGCCGGAGAAGATTGTCGACAAGATGGTTGAAGGCCGTCTCGAGAAGTTCTTCCGGGAGAACTGCCTTCTGGAGCAGCCGTTTATCAAGAACCCGGACGTTGCCGTGCAGGACGTGCTTAAGGAAACCATCGCTCGGCTGGGCGAAAACATCGTGATCAAACGGTTCGCCAGGTTCCAATTGGGCGAGGGGGGCGACGAATAG